One genomic segment of Chitinophaga sancti includes these proteins:
- the ychF gene encoding redox-regulated ATPase YchF, which produces MALQAGIVGLPNVGKSTLFNAVSNSAKAQASNYRFCTIEPNVGLVDVPDERLSKLAELVNPNRIVPTTIEFVDIAGLVKGASKGEGLGNKFLANIREVDAIVHVIRCFEDDNILREEGAINPIGDKEIIDTELQLKDLESVEKKIARTEKMAKTGGDPKAKKEYEILKQCQEHLEKGKNIRELGLSKEDSVAIADLFLLTAKPVLYVANVDEGSMHTGNKYSQALQEGVKAEGAQVIVMNNTIEAQISEMEDPADKELFLSEYSLTEPGLNRLIRSAYNLLELITYFTAGVQEVRAWTIHKGWKAPQAASVIHTDFEKGFIKAEVIAYDDYVKYGSESAARDNGRFRIEGKEYIVADGDVMHFRFNV; this is translated from the coding sequence ATGGCGTTACAAGCAGGAATTGTTGGATTACCGAATGTGGGAAAATCGACATTATTTAATGCGGTAAGCAACAGCGCAAAGGCGCAGGCTAGCAACTACCGTTTTTGTACTATTGAACCTAACGTAGGACTTGTGGATGTACCGGATGAAAGGCTGAGTAAGCTGGCAGAACTGGTAAACCCAAACAGGATCGTACCTACTACCATTGAATTTGTAGACATCGCCGGCCTGGTAAAAGGTGCCAGTAAAGGTGAAGGTCTGGGAAACAAGTTCCTCGCCAATATCCGTGAGGTAGACGCCATCGTGCATGTGATCCGTTGTTTCGAGGATGACAACATCCTCCGTGAGGAAGGTGCGATCAACCCAATCGGCGACAAGGAAATCATCGATACTGAGCTTCAGCTGAAAGACCTGGAGAGTGTGGAAAAGAAAATCGCCCGTACTGAAAAGATGGCGAAGACCGGTGGAGATCCGAAAGCAAAAAAAGAATACGAAATCCTGAAACAATGCCAGGAACACCTGGAAAAAGGTAAAAATATCCGTGAACTGGGCCTGAGCAAGGAAGACAGTGTTGCAATCGCAGACCTGTTCCTGCTGACAGCAAAACCAGTGCTGTATGTAGCTAACGTAGACGAAGGCAGCATGCACACCGGCAATAAATATTCCCAGGCGCTGCAGGAAGGTGTTAAGGCTGAAGGCGCACAGGTGATCGTGATGAACAATACCATCGAAGCACAGATCTCTGAAATGGAAGATCCGGCAGACAAGGAATTGTTCCTTTCCGAATACAGCCTGACGGAGCCAGGTCTGAACCGCCTGATCCGTTCCGCTTACAACCTGCTGGAACTGATCACCTACTTCACAGCGGGTGTACAGGAAGTAAGGGCGTGGACCATCCATAAAGGCTGGAAAGCTCCACAGGCAGCGAGTGTGATTCACACAGATTTCGAAAAGGGTTTCATCAAAGCGGAAGTAATTGCTTATGATGATTATGTGAAATATGGTTCAGAATCAGCAGCCAGGGATAACGGCCGCTTTAGAATTGAAGGTAAAGAGTATATCGTAGCGGATGGTGATGTCATGCACTTCCGTTTTAATGTATAA
- a CDS encoding nucleoside recognition domain-containing protein: protein MALNYVWLAFFLVSFVVALFKLIVLGDTAVFSTVMTSMFDSAKTGAEISLGLAGIMTFWLGMMKVGEKAGMIEVFAKAVTPFFSKLFPSIPKGNPAMGSMLMNFSANALGLDNAATPLGLKAMKQLQEINKEEDTASDAQIMFLVLNTAGITLIPTSVIAIRLAQHAANPADIFIPTLIGTLISFISGMIAVAIYQRLNLFKLPVLIFLGIFGGLLAILYYAMHNLPAQQIATYTSLIGGLVIFSIILSFLTLGLIKKVNVYDVFIEGAKEGFQTSVMIIPYLVAMLVGISAFRATGCLDYVTNGIGAVVAWMGLNTDFVPVLPVGIMKTFSGGAARGLMVDTIVHYGVDSFQGKLASVIQGSTETTFYILAVYFGSVNIKKTRYALTCGLIADVVGLIGAIIIGYIFFWHK from the coding sequence ATGGCTTTAAACTACGTCTGGCTTGCTTTTTTCCTGGTTTCTTTTGTGGTAGCACTCTTTAAACTGATTGTTTTGGGAGATACCGCTGTGTTCTCTACTGTTATGACAAGCATGTTCGACAGTGCAAAAACCGGGGCGGAAATCTCACTGGGCCTTGCCGGGATCATGACCTTCTGGCTGGGAATGATGAAAGTGGGTGAAAAAGCAGGCATGATTGAAGTGTTTGCCAAAGCCGTAACACCCTTCTTCTCCAAACTGTTTCCATCCATTCCAAAGGGCAACCCTGCCATGGGGTCTATGCTCATGAACTTTAGTGCCAACGCACTGGGACTGGACAATGCCGCTACTCCCCTTGGCCTGAAAGCCATGAAGCAGCTACAGGAGATCAATAAAGAAGAAGATACCGCCAGCGATGCCCAGATCATGTTCCTGGTGCTCAACACCGCTGGAATCACCCTCATTCCTACCTCAGTGATAGCTATCCGGCTGGCACAACATGCCGCCAATCCTGCCGATATCTTTATTCCTACCCTGATTGGTACACTCATCTCCTTTATATCGGGTATGATTGCTGTAGCCATCTACCAGCGTCTCAACCTCTTTAAATTGCCCGTATTGATATTTCTGGGCATCTTTGGAGGCTTACTGGCTATCTTGTATTATGCCATGCATAACCTGCCCGCTCAACAAATAGCGACTTATACAAGCTTAATTGGCGGACTGGTGATCTTTTCGATCATTTTATCCTTCCTGACCCTGGGATTGATCAAAAAAGTAAATGTCTACGATGTATTTATTGAAGGGGCGAAAGAAGGTTTTCAGACGTCCGTAATGATCATTCCCTACCTCGTGGCTATGCTGGTAGGCATCAGCGCCTTCCGCGCTACCGGGTGCCTGGATTATGTAACAAATGGCATTGGAGCTGTGGTGGCCTGGATGGGTCTGAATACTGATTTCGTACCTGTGCTGCCTGTAGGCATCATGAAGACTTTCAGTGGTGGCGCAGCGCGGGGCCTCATGGTCGATACGATCGTACACTATGGCGTAGATTCCTTCCAGGGCAAACTGGCCAGCGTGATTCAGGGTTCTACCGAAACTACCTTTTATATATTAGCCGTATACTTCGGATCCGTGAATATCAAAAAGACCAGATATGCCCTTACCTGTGGACTCATTGCTGATGTAGTCGGCCTCATTGGCGCCATTATTATCGGCTACATTTTCTTCTGGCATAAATAA